ACCATTGGTCTAAGCTCTGGTGGCATAACTGGAAGTACATCTAGGATCATCCATTCAGGTTTGTTGCCGCTTGTTAGAAAAGCATCTACTACTTCAAGCCTTCTTGAAACCCTGACCTTTTTTTGGTTAGAAGATTCATCTAGCTCTTTTAATAGTGATTTGTATTCTTTTTCTAGGTCAATATTTGCCAAAAGTTCTTTTATAGCTTCTGCACCCATTGCTGCCTTAAACTCTGTATCATCTGGGTAGTTTTCTAGGATATCTTGGTATTCTGTTTCTGATATTTCATCTTTTGCAGCTAAGTCTGTAGAGCCAGGATTTATAACTACATAAGAAGCAAAATACAAGATTTTTTCTAGAACTCTTGGGCTCATGTCTAATAAGAGACCCATTTTTGAAGGTATGCCCTTGAAAAACCAGATATGAGAAACTGGGGCTGCAAGCTCTATGTGGCCCATTCTTTCACGTCTTACCTTAGACTTTGTGACTTCAACACCACATTTTTCGCAGACTACTCCCTTATATCTCATTCTCTTGTATTTTCCACAAGAACATTCATAATCCTTGGTTGGTCCAAAGATTTTTTCACAAAATAGACCGTCTTTTTCTGGTTTTAGGGTCCTATAGTTGATAGTTTCCGGTTTTTTAACTTCTCCGTGAGACCAGCTTCTTATTTTTTCTGGGGATGCTACACGCATCCTCATTCCATAAAATTGATTTAATTCGCTCATATATCTCCCTAACTTTTTTAAGCCAAATCTTTATCGTTAGCTTCTACCGTGTCGGACTCTTCTGCCTTTTGGTTGGCCTTGGATAAGATTTTGTCTTGATTTCTGATCTTTGACGCATCGATTTTTTCGACTTGTGAAAACCTATCTTGTTCATCGATATTTTCTTTTAGTTCCATTACCTGACCATCTTCATCTAAAAGTTCTACATCTAGTGCAAGTGACTGCAATTCTTTAACTAGAACTTTAAATGATTCTGGTGTACCAGGTTCTGGTATGTTTTCACCCTTGACTATGGCCTCATAAGTTTTTACCCTACCTGTAACATCGTCACTTTTTACAGTCAAGATTTCCTGGAGGGTATGGCTTGCACCATAGGCTTCTAGGGCCCAAACTTCCATCTCCCCAAATCTTTGTCCACCAAATTGTGCCTTACCACCTAGTGGTTGTTGGGTTACAAGTGAATATGGACCTATAGATCTAGCATGGATTTTTTCTTCTACCATATGGTGGAGTTTTAGCATATACATGACTCCGACAGTTACTGGATTTTCAAACTCTTCACCTGTTCTACCATCACGAAGTCTTATTTTTCCTGTTTTGTTTACATATGGAGCTTCTTTTTTTGCATACTCTAGTATTTCTTCTATTTCTGTATCCATAGCACCATCAAAAACAGGAGTTGCTATCTTCCAACCTAGAGTCCTAGCTGCAAGTCCCATATGAACTTCTAGTACCTGACCAAGGTTCATACGAGATGGGATACCAAGTGGGTTTAGACAGATCTGGATAGGTGTACCATCTGGCAAGAATGGCATGTCTTCACGAGGCAATATTCTTGAAATAACACCCTTGTTACCGTGACGACCGCACATCTTATCACCTACCATTATCTTTCTCTTGGTAGCTACATAGACTCTTATAACTTTATTTACACCTGGAGATAGTTCGTCTCCATCTTTTTTGTTGTATTCTTTAACATCAACTACAATTCCCTTTTCACCATGAGGTACTTTTAGTGATGTATCTCTAACTTCTCTAGCTTTTTCGCCGAAGATTGCACGTAATAGTCTTTCTTCTGGAGACAATTCTGTTTCTCCCTTTGGTGATACCTTACCAACAAGGATATCCCCGCTTGCGACTTCCGCACCGATCCTGATGACCCCATTTTCATCAAGGTCTTTTTTCATATCATCACCGACATTTGGTATATCTTTTGTGATCTCTTCTGCACCTAGCTTTGTTTCTCTGGCTTCACACTCATGCTCTTCTATATGAACTGATGTCAAAACATCATCTATTACAAGCTGTTCATTTAGAAGCATAGCATCCTCGAAGTTGTATCCTTCCCATGTTGTGAAGGCTATTAGGATATTTTTACCAAGGGCAAGCTCACCATTATCTGTTGATGGACCATCTGCTAAAATTTGATTTTTTTCTACCATCTCATCTTTTGTAACAATCGGTCTTTGGTTTATGGTTGTACCTTGGTTGGCTCTTTCAAATTTTAATAATTTATAGGTTATAATTTCGCCGTCAGAATCACTTTTGACTTTTATCTTATCTGATGATACATATACAACTTTTCCAGCTTCTTTGGCAAGTACACAAACACCAGAGTCTTTTGCTGCTCTGTGTTCTATACCAGTAGCAACAATTGGAGCTGATGATTTAAGTAGTGGCACTGCCTGACGCTGCATGTTGGCACCCATGAGGGCCCTTGTAGAGTCGTCGTTTTCTAGGAAAGGTATGAGGGATGCACCGACTGATACTATCTGTTGTGGAGAAACGTCCATGTATTGGATAGAGTCTCTTGGATAAATATCATTTTCGCCCCTATAACCACGGCCTGATACCCTCTCATTTATAAATCTATTATTCTCATCTAATGGTTCGTTAGCTTGGGCTATTATGAAATCATCTTCTATATCTGCTGTTAGGAAGTCAATCTCTTCTGTTACTATTCCGCCCTCTTTTACAACCCTGTATGGGGTTTCTATAAATCCATATTTATTAATCCTAGCATAGGTTGTAAGAGATGTGATAAGACCGATGTTTGGTCCTTCTGGAGTTTCTATTGGACAAATCCTACCGTAGTGAGAATCGTGTACGTCTCTAACCTCAACTCCTGCCCTATCTCTTGATAGACCGCCAGGTCCTAGGGCTGATAATCTTCTCTTGTGGGTCAACTCACTTAGTGGGTTTGTTTGGTCCATAAATTGTGATAGCTGAGATGAACCGAAGAACTCTTTTATGACAGCTGTAACTGGTTTTATATTTATTAAGCCTTGTGGTGTTGCTATATCTGGATCTTGGGTTGTCATTCTTTCTCTGACAACTCTTTCCATCCTGGCAAGTCCCACCCTAAATTGGTTTTGTAAAAGTTCACCAACACCTCTGACACGTCTATTGCCAAGGTGGTCTATATCATCAAGGTCACCAATTCCCTCAAAAAGGTTGAATTGATAGTTGACTATAGCCAAAATATCTGACTTGGTGATATTTTTTGGAGCTAATTCTTTCTTTCTCCTGTACATCATCTTTACAAGCTCTTCGTCATCTTGGGCTTCTTCAATGATTTCTGTCATAACTGGATAATAAACTTTTTCACTAAAGTCATCTACATTTATATCTAGACCCTCTAGCCTGTCAAAAGAATTTATATCTACAAAATTATTTCCTACTATTCTTAGGATTTGTTCTTCACCCTTTGCATCAATTCTTTTGATATCAACAGCTGTGATACCAGAATCTTCTATAGCCTTGGCTGTTTTTTTGTCTATGATTTCGCCAGCTTTTACAAATATTTCTCCACTTTCTGTATCTATTACATCAAAAGCGGCAATCTCATTTTCTATCCTTGGTAGCAAAGATAGTTTTAGATTGTATTTGTACCTACCAACCTTGGCCAAATCGTATCTTCTATCGTCAAACAAAAGATTGTTTATAAGGGTAGTAGCTGATTCTAGAGATGCTGGGTCTCCTGGTTTTAGTTTTTTGTATATTTCGATCAAGGCTTCTTCTGTTGTTTCAGAATTTTCTTTTTCTAGGGTTGTCCTTAGGTGTTTGGTATCTCCTATAGCCTCTATGATCTCCTCATCACTCTCAAATAATAGGGCACGAACTAGGGTTGTTGCTGGTAGCTTTCTAGTCCTATCAAGTCTAACATTGACTGTATGGCTTGCATCGGTATCAAATTCTATCCATGCACCACGATTTGGGATAACTGTTGATGAATAAAGCATATCACCACTCTTGTCTGTCTCTCCTGCGTAGTAAACTCCAGGTGACCTTACAAGCTGGCTAACTATAACTCTTTCTGCACCATTTATAACAAAAGTAGCAGAGTCAGTCATCATAGGAAAATCGCCCATGAAAACTTCTTGTCTTTTGATCTCGCCAGTTTCTTTATTAAATAAAATAGCCTTGACTTTTAAATCTCTAGCATAGGTTACATCCTTATGCTTAGCTTCTTGTATGCTATATTTGCTCTCTTCTTCAAACTCATAACCTGTAAATTCTAGGCTGAGCGTACCGTTGTAGTCCTCAATTGGTGAAATATCTTCTAGTATTTCGCCAAGACCCTCTTTTATGAACCAGTCATATGAGTCTTTTTGAACTTTTAATAAATTTGGTAAATCTAAGACTTCTGGGAATTTCGAAAAGGACATCCTTTCAGTTTTCCCATAATTTTTTTTATGATATTGGGCCATTAACACTTACTCCTTACTGTTTGCAAACTCTCAGACAAATTATCAAATCTGCCACTTTTAAAATAAAAAATCTCAACAAATAGATTTCTAGCAATTGTATATTATACTTTATAACAATCAACCTTCAAGTCCTTTATCGAGATTTCTCCTTGTTTTTACTTATTTTTTATATTTTTATTTAAGCTTATCCAAATATGATATTCTTTTATAAGTTCTTTTCAATATTAAATATAGTTAGTTTCTATCTTATGGTCCTTTGGATCCGGCAATTTTTCAGTATATCCAATTGCAACTCCACTTACAGGTACAAAATTCGAATCTAGACCCAATTTTTTTATGTAGGCTGCATCAGGACCTAAACTATTTATCATACCTCTTATATATACAGATCCTATTCCCATTTCAGTAGCCTTCAGGCATATATTCTGGATAACACAACCTGCGTCTTCGTATTTTTCTGTATTGTCCTTCTTTGATGAAAACAAAATAAATAAAGGTGCTCCATAGATCGGATCTTTGTTTACAGATCTGATTTTTTGATAATCTTCTACCATTTCCCTTAAAAGCTCCTTATCAGATATGACTGTAAGTGCACAATCATCATAGGCTCCCCTGGCTATAGGTGCCTTGTTTGCTGCATCTAATAGGACTTTTATTTCATCATCTTTTAGGCTTTTCTCAGTAAAAGATCTAACTGATACTCTTTTACTTATAACTTGATCAAAATCCATGCCTGCCTCCTTTTTATACTTACTAATCATTATACAGTTATAAAATATATAAACAATTTAAAATCTATGCTATAATAGAAGTAACGGAGGATTTATGAAAGACTTTATAAAATTTTTTTCTATAATAACAGGCCTTTTTAGGTCGATAATAAGTATTTTGTTGCTTTTTGCCATTGGTTTTATCGTGTTTGTGGATACAAATCTACTATTGTCATTTTTAGATATTGTTGGCTATAATATTTTTTCCCCAGCCACAATAAAGCCGATTGGCCTTCTTGCTGTGGGGATAGGTTTTATAATAAACACTATTATTTCAAGAAATATTTTCAAGGCTGGAGAAAATGGTAAGTCCCACCTATCAAATATTTTCTTTGCAATAATATTTTTAGCTGTAGACACTCTTCTGTTTCTAAAATATAGGGAAAAACTTATTTTTATCCTTATTGC
This window of the Anaerococcus mediterraneensis genome carries:
- a CDS encoding DNA-directed RNA polymerase subunit beta; this translates as MAQYHKKNYGKTERMSFSKFPEVLDLPNLLKVQKDSYDWFIKEGLGEILEDISPIEDYNGTLSLEFTGYEFEEESKYSIQEAKHKDVTYARDLKVKAILFNKETGEIKRQEVFMGDFPMMTDSATFVINGAERVIVSQLVRSPGVYYAGETDKSGDMLYSSTVIPNRGAWIEFDTDASHTVNVRLDRTRKLPATTLVRALLFESDEEIIEAIGDTKHLRTTLEKENSETTEEALIEIYKKLKPGDPASLESATTLINNLLFDDRRYDLAKVGRYKYNLKLSLLPRIENEIAAFDVIDTESGEIFVKAGEIIDKKTAKAIEDSGITAVDIKRIDAKGEEQILRIVGNNFVDINSFDRLEGLDINVDDFSEKVYYPVMTEIIEEAQDDEELVKMMYRRKKELAPKNITKSDILAIVNYQFNLFEGIGDLDDIDHLGNRRVRGVGELLQNQFRVGLARMERVVRERMTTQDPDIATPQGLINIKPVTAVIKEFFGSSQLSQFMDQTNPLSELTHKRRLSALGPGGLSRDRAGVEVRDVHDSHYGRICPIETPEGPNIGLITSLTTYARINKYGFIETPYRVVKEGGIVTEEIDFLTADIEDDFIIAQANEPLDENNRFINERVSGRGYRGENDIYPRDSIQYMDVSPQQIVSVGASLIPFLENDDSTRALMGANMQRQAVPLLKSSAPIVATGIEHRAAKDSGVCVLAKEAGKVVYVSSDKIKVKSDSDGEIITYKLLKFERANQGTTINQRPIVTKDEMVEKNQILADGPSTDNGELALGKNILIAFTTWEGYNFEDAMLLNEQLVIDDVLTSVHIEEHECEARETKLGAEEITKDIPNVGDDMKKDLDENGVIRIGAEVASGDILVGKVSPKGETELSPEERLLRAIFGEKAREVRDTSLKVPHGEKGIVVDVKEYNKKDGDELSPGVNKVIRVYVATKRKIMVGDKMCGRHGNKGVISRILPREDMPFLPDGTPIQICLNPLGIPSRMNLGQVLEVHMGLAARTLGWKIATPVFDGAMDTEIEEILEYAKKEAPYVNKTGKIRLRDGRTGEEFENPVTVGVMYMLKLHHMVEEKIHARSIGPYSLVTQQPLGGKAQFGGQRFGEMEVWALEAYGASHTLQEILTVKSDDVTGRVKTYEAIVKGENIPEPGTPESFKVLVKELQSLALDVELLDEDGQVMELKENIDEQDRFSQVEKIDASKIRNQDKILSKANQKAEESDTVEANDKDLA
- a CDS encoding nitroreductase family protein, with translation MDFDQVISKRVSVRSFTEKSLKDDEIKVLLDAANKAPIARGAYDDCALTVISDKELLREMVEDYQKIRSVNKDPIYGAPLFILFSSKKDNTEKYEDAGCVIQNICLKATEMGIGSVYIRGMINSLGPDAAYIKKLGLDSNFVPVSGVAIGYTEKLPDPKDHKIETNYI